One genomic region from Quercus robur chromosome 4, dhQueRobu3.1, whole genome shotgun sequence encodes:
- the LOC126723111 gene encoding uncharacterized protein LOC126723111 isoform X2 codes for MGETKLINDLTIKRTKRHFRPAHYLLKIQSYSLLCDTGVEKYDSGVFEASGHKWRLSVYPKGNEKLNGSGHISIYLAIVDTEKYTLGWEIYVSFKLFLFDQIRDKFLTIQDVDGVIRRFHDIKTEWGFHKFLSLKSFEDLSQGYLVNDCCIFGAELFVHERNAKREFLTMIKEPLNRTMTWKIENFSSLDKVTYYSQILQVGDVKWKLLVYPKGIYNGEMKAISLFLLCCDCVLPEHKFFAEFKIRIRDQINNENHVEKLEKHWFTTSSNEWGFSHFMPLKDLLDASKGLLVNDALMVEGEIIVMSNVK; via the exons caatcaaaagaacaaaaagacaTTTTCGTCCAGCGCATTACTTACTTAAAATACAGTCATACTCTTTACTATGTGATACTGGGGTGGAAAAGTATGACTCTGGTGTTTTTGAAGCCAGTGGACACAAATG GAGGTTGTCTGTTTATCCAAAAGGAAACGAGAAATTGAATGGAAGTGGTCACATCTCAATATACTTGGCAATTGTTGACACCGAAAAGTACACTCTTGGCTGGGAAATTTATGTCAGCTTCAAATTGTTCCTGTTCGATCAAATACGAGACAAGTTTTTGACCATTCAAG aTGTTGATGGGGTAATTAGAAGATTCCATGATATCAAGACTGAATGGGgctttcataaatttttatccCTTAAATCGTTCGAAGATCTTTCTCAAGGATATCTTGTCAATGATTGTTGCATATTTGGTGCTGAGCTTTTTGTTCATGAACGCAATGCCAAACGAGAGTTTCTTACTATGATAAAAGAGCCCCTTAACCGTACTATGACTTGGAAGATTGAAAACTTTTCATCACTAGATAAAGTGACATATTATTCTCAAATATTACAAGTTGGCGATGTGAAAtg GAAGTTACTGGTTTACCCCAAAGGAATTTATAATGGAGAAATGAAAGCAatatctctcttcctcttatGTTGTGATTGTGTTCTACCTGAGCATAAATTTTTTGCAGAATTCAAAATACGTATAAGGGACCAAATTAACAATGAAAATCACGTGGAAAAATTAG AAAAACATTGGTTCACTACCTCTTCGAATGAATGGGGTTTCTCACACTTTATGCCTCTTAAGGATCTCCTAGATGCATCCAAGGGACTCCTTGTGAATGATGCTTTAATGGTAGAAGGAGAAATAATAGTTATGTCTAATGTTAAGTGA